The Scylla paramamosain isolate STU-SP2022 unplaced genomic scaffold, ASM3559412v1 Contig96, whole genome shotgun sequence genome includes the window actccactctcttcttattattcattaatgatcttctaaaccaaatttcttttcctatccactcctacgctcatgatatcaccctgcgactttttcacgtcttttcatagacgtccaaccccttcacgaggtaaacatttcacgcagggaaaaggcttcacagaacgcctgacttctgatctttctaaaatttctcagaTTGGGGCAgcagcaaacttggtattgttcaatgccttaaaaactcaattccctccatctatcaactcggacacaaccttccagacaactatcccccttcttcaatgacactccaactgtcccccccttctacattgaacatcctcggtctgtcctttacgtataatctgaactggaaacttcacatcttatctctagttaaaacagcttctatgaagttaggtgaaatttctgagacgtctccgccagtttcacAGACCCCCCAGCTGCTGCATAATCtcctgtacaagggccttatccgtccatgtatggagtatgcttcacatgtctggggggttccactcgtactgcttcttctagacagggtggaatcaaaagctttttcgtctcatcaactctctcctctaactgactgtcttcagcctctctctcaccgccgcaatgttgcatatctagctgtcttctaccgctattttcatgctaactgctcttctgatcttgctaactgcatgcctccctcctcccgcggcctcgctgcacaagactttcttctttcttctcactcctattctgtccacctctctaacgcaagagttaaccagtattttcaatcatcaattcatccctttctctggtaaactatggaactccctgcctgtttctgtatttctaccttcctatgacttgaattccttcatgagggaggtttcccaagacacttattcatcaatttttgaatactgctttgaccctttatggaactggcattttcagtgggcatttttttattgatttttgttgcccttggccagtgttcctcctaccataaagaaaaaaaaaatatgtagtagtagtagtagaagtagtagtagtagtaataaaagtagtaggagtagcaggagtaatactagtagtagtagtagtagtagtagtagtagtagtagtagtagtagtagtagtaggggagtagtagtagtagtagtagtaatagtagtagtagagtagtagtagagtagaggtagagtgaatttatagttaacaactaatgtttatattatagagtattagatatggttggatgccacagtcattagcgagagctggggctaatgacctccaagtaatggagcccctaattgacacatcaataaacatggggtggaggtattattttaataagtagtagaaaaaaaaaagtagtagtagtagtagtagtagtagcagtagtaatagtagtagtagtagtagtagtagtagtagtagtaggagtactagtagtaatagtaggagtagtagtagtaatagtagtagtagcagtagtaatagtagtagtagtagtagtagtagtagtagtagtagtagtagtagtagtagtagtagtagtagcagcagcagcagcaggagcagcaacagcagcaacagcatagtagtagtagtagtagtagtagtagtagtagtagtagtagtagtagtatataatagcaatagtaacagtagtagaagtagtagtagtagtaatagtagtagtagtagtagtagtagtagtagtagtagtagtaggagtagtaatagtagtaatatataatagcaatagtagtagtagtagaagtattactagtagtagtagtagtagtagtagtagtagtagtagtagtaacagtagtatataacagcagcagtagtagtaatagcagtagtagtagtagtagtagtagtagtagtagtagtagtagtagtagtagtagtagtagtagtagtagtagtagtactagtaaacaacagcagcagcagtagtagtagcagtagtagtagtagtagtagtaataggaggaggcagtagacacctgccgaaactgataattactcccagtgaggtctaatgcactgttcagggggtgctgtgaacttatcattaaacccagctgtgacctcactgaacgtttccctttgtgtttcacaacacaagggggacagtcacagcctgccctctaaagacaactctctcttactccacacaaaactacaggcacctaataaacacacacacccttcactcaaaaatttttaaatcatcatggcgattcctacaccagcctcggactccccatctggggaggggaccataaatgtccccaggtcggactgcctttctgttgacgaccctaagtgtcttgacacccccctcaactttttctctctctctttcattaacTTCTCTGCAACATTCAAGCGGTCACTAAGATCtaactttcaatctgtagaacaccacctctcctcttctaaacctcatcttctttttcctcactgaaactcaggtgtctgaggcaactgacagtatagccccttttctgttccctcctactttctctatcctcattttcgatccaaagctgggatgctgcgtgtatgtgcgcaatgacttaacctgctctcgtgcccacgctcttgaatcttccgagtttaccaccatctggctacgtgactacagagtcactctcatactagaatttatctgtgctgtatacctctcacctaactcctctgactataataaattctttgactacttaacttccaaagtggagcacattctgaccctcttccctttagcagaggatctccattcttggagatttcaatgttcaccaccagctttggctttcctctccattcacagaccatcctggtgaactagcctacaactttgctatcctccatgacctagagcaccattggtgcaacaccctactcgtattcctgaccgtcttggagatacgcccaacattcttgaccttttcctaacctctaatccttctgcttatgctgtcacccctttcttctccgttgggctcctccgatcacaatctcatatctttatcttgtcctatcactctccaatccctcctcaggatccccctaagcgaaggtgcctctggcgttttgcctctgctagttggggggacttgaggaggtatttttgctgattttccttggaatgactactaagccttccgtgtcagagacctgtctttgaaAATgcgctgagcgcataacagtggtgatagtgtctggcatggagaggcgcacattcctcactctttttctcgtcctaaaccttctaaaccttggtttaacacagcttgttctcgtgctatacatgatagagagtgtggcctacaaaaggtacttaagccttcaatcaccagaatctcatgcactttatatttctgcccggaaccatgccaagtctgttctccaactagccaaaaactccttcattaacagaaaatgtcaaaacctttcaaaatctaactcccctcatgatttctggcatctagccaaaaaatatctccaataactttgcttcttcatctttccctcctctatttcaaccagatggcaccactgctatcacatctatttctaaagctgaactctttgctcaaacctttgctaaaaactctaccttggacgattccgggcttgttccttcctctcctccatcctctgactacttccatgccatctattaaaattcctttcgcaatgatgtttcccatgccctcgctggcctaaaccctcggaaggcttatggactctGATGtgtggtccctcctattgttctccgaaactgtgcctccgtgcttgcaccttgcctagtcaaactctttcagctctgtctgtcaacatctacctttccttcttgctggaagtttgcctacattcaactcctgttcctaaaaagggtgaccgttctaatccctcaaactactgtcctattgctttaatttcctgcctatctaaagtttttgaatcaatcctgaaacaggaagattcttaaacatctatcacttgtcacaaccttctatctgatcgccagtatgggttctacgtcaaggccgctctactggtgatcttctggctttccttactggagtcttggtcatctctctctctttagagattttggtgaaacttttgctgttgccttggacatattcaaaaagctttttgatagagtctggcacaaagcttttgatttccaaactaccctcctgcggtttctatccttctctctgtaaattcatcttcaagtttcctttctctggaccgttctattgctgctgtggtagacggtccaGCTCGTTCTTTCTcctaaaatctattaacagtggtgttcctccagggttctgtcctgtcacccactctcttcttattattcattaaattgatcttctaaaccaaacttcttgtcctatccactcctacgctgtgatgataccacctctgcacttttccacgtcttttcatagacgtccaacccttcaggaggtaaacatatcacgcagggaagccacagaacgcctgactttcctgatctttctaaaatttctgattggggcagagcaaacttggtattgttcaatgcctcaaaaactcaattcctccaattCTATCAATCTCTGACataaacttccagacaactatcccctcttcttcaatgacactcaactgtcccccttctttctacactgaacatcctcggtctgtctctTTACttcataatctgaactggaaacttcacatctcatcttcctcctagctaaaacagcttctcatgaagttaggtgttctgagacgtctccgccagaagtttttctcaccccccagctgctaactctgtacaagggccttatccgtccatgtgcatggagtatgcttcacatgtctggggtggttccactcatactgctgttctagacagggtggaatcaaaagcttttcgtctcatcaactcctctcctctaactgactgtcttcagcctctctctcactgccgctatgttgcatatctagctgtcttttaccgctattttcatgctaactgctcttctgatcttgctaactgcatgcctcccctctttccgcggccttgctgcagaagactttcttctttctctcacccctattttgtccaccttctctaacgcaagagttaaccagtaatctctcaatcattcatccctttctctggtaaactctggaactccctgcctgcttctgtatttccaccttcctatgacttgaattccttcaagagggaggtttcaagacacttatcccccaatttttgaccactgctttgaccctttaatgggactggcatttcagtgggcatttttttttattagatttttgttgcccttggccagtgtccttcttacataaaaaaaataaataaataaaaaaaaataaaatatcaatagtggtagtagtagtagtagtagtataaaatatcaatagtagtagtaataatagtagtagtagtagtagtagtagtagtagtagtagtagtagtagtagtagtagtagtaatattggcGTTATTAATGTAATGAATATGGTAAAAATGAGCGTGGATTCCTCCTTTGCgtttttttaatctaccctTGTGGTAGGTGAGCAATTCATGgcgtcttttatttttgtcttaggAATTAAAAGGTATCAATTTTTactccccctcacacacacacacacacacacacacacacacacacacacacacacagaaactggTTGCTGCcgaaagaaggaggggaaggcaagggTGAGGTCGGCCATCGCCAGGGGTGCCAACCCTAAAGTCACCATCCCCACTGATGCAGGGGTGTCGGTGTGTCTGGTGACTGTGGCTGCCGGCAagggccaccaccacctgctgcgTTGCTTACTGCAGGCGGGGCTGAATATAGAGGGTGGAGGCACCATCGACAGGACACCGCTGATGGAGGCTGCCGGGAAGGGCCACAACCAGACAGTGAAGGCACTGCTGACCCTCGGTGCGAACCCTCTGGCGACGGATAGTAaaggtgaggctgtgctggtggtggtggtggtggtggtggtggtgggggtggtggtggtgggtagtggtgggggtggtggtgttagtggtggtggtggtactgtagGTGGTAAGGGTGGGAGTGAGttggagtgtggtggtgatgattttagtggaggtggtggtgtggatgtgGGTGATGGTTGGGTGGTGAAGTACGAGGTGGTACGTAGGTGGTAAGGGAAGAGGTgcgtctggtggtggtggtcatggtgatggtaatggtgatggtggtgatggtaatggttgtggcggtggtggtagtggtggtggtggtggtggtagtgatcatAATGATGGTCATAGTTCTGATGacagttggtggtggtggtgatggtggtggtgaggatagtggagatggtgattgtgatggtgatggtggtggtagtggtggtagtagtgataatgatagtggtggtggtgatggtggtggtgggggtggcggTAGCAGGGATAGTGGAAATGGggattgtggttgtggtggtggtggtggtggtggtggtggtggtggtggtggtggtttgtacCTTTCAAATGACGATATCGTCTGTAATGGTAATTAGCAGTGCGTTTGTTTAATAActtgttttgcttcatttcatcatctttttgtCCGTGTTATTAGTGTTACTTTTACAATGAGTTTTAGTACTGGAACAACTTGTCTGCGTAGTGATGCATTGCTACTGCGTTATGCATATTAaagtaaaactaaaaaaaaaagttttagtgATAATTGAATTGTATGAATTACAAtttgaactttctctctctctctctctctctctctctctctctctctctctctctctctctctctctctctctctctctctctctcatcctgaacgaacgaacgaacgaaagaagggACAGGCATATTAATCTTGATgattaaaataacaacaacaacaacaacaataacagtaataataataataataatgataataatgatgataataataataataataataatcataatgataataataataataatgataataataataataataataataataataataataataataatataacattttctgctcacacacacacacacacacacagggaaggacGGCCCTCCACCATGCTGCAGCGCGGGGCCAGAAGCAGTGCGTGGCGGCCCTCACGCCTGTCACCCCTCCCTACCCCCGCACACCTCGAGGCAGTCACGCCCGGTGCACGCCGCCAGTCACCgtggccacgtggaggtactggagcagctggcgggtgctggctggcccctcaccgcTAGGGACAGTGATGGCGACACACCCCTGCACCATGCTGCGGCGGGCGGCAGTGTGACATGTCAGGAATGGCTGGAGCAGCGAGGTGGTGACCCGCGCGTGCAAAACAAGGCAGGACACACACCCAGGGACAAGGTAGGCAGTGGGGAGGGGCATGAGGGTGAGGGGAGCGGGGAGGGCAGGTAGGGAGGCAGCAACactactgcaccaccaccaccaccaccaccaccacaccaccctcACAAGGCGTTTTACGAAAGCGCGGATTGGCATATCAAAAGCGCGGAAAACGTTGCTGATATATTGCTATCAAAAGCGCGTCAGAATATCAAGTCAAAAGCGCGTTTTTATCACTTACCTCTAAGTCAGATTGTTTATACGTTCAATAACGATCGTTCACCTGTTGTAGGAAAAATTGTATATTTGTTAATTAAGTATAGGATTGACCTTTTAAGTATATTCTTCTTGCACCTTAGTACAGGCTTGTCCTTGCAGTCCtttataaaactttaaaaaattttaTAGAAACTGTATAAAAAATATGTGTCCATAAAACCAGTTTGTCATAAACCGACACTCTTGATCTTAACATAAGTAGCAGTCTGGAGCTTTCCTAGTACATCCATGAATACAAATATAGATGGGTGGGATGCATAAAATTGCTCATTGAAATGAGCATGAAAAGATTCGGCAACATTGTTCGTACGCTTTGTATTTGAGGGGATTTCAGCCCACAGCACTGGGGGATATCTTGACTCTGCTGTTACATAATTATCAACCAGATAGTCTGCAAAGCGAATACATCTTTTCACCTTGAGGTGCCTCTGTCATTACTTCCTCGACAAAGCAATCTTCTACATCTGTTGGGTCAATGAAATGTAGACCAAATGATAATTTCAGCCACTGGCCTATATCACTGTTGGTGTCCTTGTAATCCTTACTTAGGCCCAGGTTCTGAATTTTTCTCCACCATGCCTGGCACTAAATGAAATCTACAACATTTGATCACAGCGgttggaaatctctctctcagaacagtGAGCATGGCAAATTCAAAATCAACATGTATCACTGAGGGTTCCAGTTGCATATTCTTTGAGTTGCAAATGTCATTTAAACATTTCCACAGCTTTCTATAAATATCTTCAGACTGACCTGGCAAGAGGGCATACACTAATGGAATATAATGCCCTTTACACAATCCATGTATGGTGTATAGTTGGTAGAAGAACTTCGGACAGCTCTTGAAGGTCCCATCAACGAAGATCTCTTCAGCATTGTTCGCCAGAAATGCAAGATTAGTAATACATGAAATGATAACCATACCAGAATATGGATTATTTTCAAGGATGAAATCTTCACCTTTCGTCGTAGTTGTATTCATAGAATTTAGAGCACGATGTACTTCCTCACGAGTTTTAGGCAATACAGGATACGCTTTCCGTCTTTCTCGGTATAATGATTGTGCTATAGATCTTAGATCACCTGATTCTAGCTCATTTTCAGGAAATGTATGCAACTCCGTTCTAATGAGCTTAGATGGCCTTGCCGTCATGTCGTCAGTCGCCTTCCGTTTCACCTGTGCACGTAGTTGTTgtctttcaagttttctttcttctttttc containing:
- the LOC135098968 gene encoding 26S proteasome non-ATPase regulatory subunit 10-like, whose protein sequence is MPRVSVCLVTVAAGKGHHHLLRCLLQAGLNIEGGGTIDRTPLMEAAGKGHNQTVKALLTLGANPLATDSKGEAVLSRPVHAASHRGHVEVLEQLAGAGWPLTARDSDGDTPLHHAAAGGSVTCQEWLEQRGGDPRVQNKAGHTPRDKLVEELRTALEGPINEDLFSIVRQKCKISNT